The genomic window CGTTTTAGCTTTTAAATATCGATACGTTTCAATCTGAGAACGGCATTTCTCCTTGTTGTTATGAATATACTCGTTACTCAATTTTTTGTCTAAAATACGAGCTTTTACGTTATCATTCAACTGGATGTCAAGAATATCTTTCAGCTCCTTTTTCAGATTTTTATCGGTGATTTTAACGGCCGCTTCAATCCGGTAATCCAGGTTCCTTGTCATCCAGTCTGCGGAGGAAATATAGAGGTCTTCGGAACCTTTGTTGTAGAAATACATCACTCGGGCATGTTCCAGGTACTCGTCTACGATACTGATGGCCTTGATCTTTTCTTTGAAGTCTTTCTGATTGACCGCGCAATAGATTCCCCTTACGATCATGTTAATAACAACTCCGGCATTGGCCGCTTCATACAGTTTTTCAATCAGGGACCGGTCGCTTACGGAATTGGCTTTGATGATCATTTCGGCACGTCTTCCGGCTTTGGCTTCCTCGATTTCTTTATCGATATGATGGACGATCTTTTCACGCATAAACTGCGGGCATACCAAAAGATTTTTGCACGTTTTCAGTACAGGCAGATAATCGTCTTTCGGCTTTTTCAGTACGTTGAATACTTTATTGATATCTGCCATGATGCCGCGGTCTGCCGTCATCAGCAAGTGGTCGCCGTAGATTCTGGCCGTTTTTTCGTTAAAGTTTCCGGTACTTACGAAACCGTATTGGATGGTCTTGTTATGGGACCTTTTTTTGATAACACATAATTTAGCATGGACTTTTTTCCCGGGAAGTCCGATTAATACAGTGATTCCTTCCGGTTCCAGCATTTCTTTCCATTCAAGGTTAGACTCTTCATCAAACCTCGCCTGGAGTTCCAGCATTACCGTTACTTCCTTGCCGTTTCTTGCGGCATAGATCAGGGCATTGATGATTTTCGAGCTGCTTGCCAGACGGTAAGCCGTGATCTGGATCGATTTTACGTCCGGGTCCATGGCTGCTTCCCGTAGCAGGTCGATCACCGGATTGTATTTATGGTAAGGGAACGTAAGAAGTACATCATGCTTTAAGATGACATCGGTTACCCTTTCACCATGTTCAAACGCCGGATGGGTAAAAGAGGTTCTTTCGACAGGACGTTCATATTTTTCAAAGACATCGGGAAAATCCATGAAATGCTTGAAATTGTGAATTTTTCCACCGGGGATGATGCTGTCTTTTTTCGTCAGGTTCAGTTTCCTGATTAGCATTTCAAGGAGTGCTTTATCCATATCCTTGTCGAACACGAATCGGGTAGGCTTTCCTTTTCTTCTGTTTTTCAGACCTTTCTCAATTTTTTCTGCAAAATTGGTCCTGATGTCATTATCCAGGTCCAGCTCCGCATCTTTGGTTACTTTAAAAGCATTGGCCTGAAATTCATCATACCCGAAATAGGAAAAAATGTGTGGTAAATTAAACGTGATCACGTCTTCCAGGAGCATGACGTTTTTCTCTTCAGGATCTTCCGTAGGGAGCAGGACAAATCTTCCTACAAAACGCGACGGAATTTCAATAATGGCGTAATTGCTCGAATACTGCCAGTCTTTTTTCCGCATCGAAACACCCAGATAGAGACTTTTATCCCTCATATAAGGCATCGGCGTATTTTCGTGAAGCAGGATCGGGATTACATTGGATTCCACTACTTCATCAAAGTATTTCCGTACAAATTCTTTTTGCCGGGGCGATAAATTTTTTGAAGTTTTTATAAATATATGCTGCTCAGCCATTTCAGCCTGAATTTTTTTCCAGGTTTTATCGAAATTCAGCTGCTGCCTCATTACAATTTCGTTGATCTTCTGAAGGATTTTGGAAGGCGGCTGATAAAAAGATTCCGCAATTACTTTTTCTTTAAAATCCATAGCACGTTTTAACCCGGCTACCCGAACCCGAAAAAATTCATCAAGGTTATTAGAAAAAATTCCTAAAAAACGGATTCTTAAATGTAAAGGGACCTTTTCGTCCATCGCTTCCTGCAAAACCCTTTCGTTAAAGGCCAGCCAGGTAATATCTCTGGGATTGAAATGTAATGACATTCTCTAGTTTATAATTTATCAAAAATACAGATTCGTGGTAGGGCTGAAAATCTTTTCACGTTAAACTTTGATTAATTTTTAATCATTAATAACCTTACCGTTTACGATAATCTGCAATCCCTTAAAGTTATTAAAAAACATAGTAAAAATATAAAGAACAGACTGGATTTTTTAAGAAAGTCAATCTTAAGTATCATATTGAGGTGACAAATTGATTAGATTTCAGCTAAAAATAAACGGTTGATGACAAAACTGCACAGGCGGGATAAAACCAGTTCAGGCTGATTTCAGTCAATATTTTTAAAACATTTTACCTCTTCTTGATAAGTTGATTTGAACTTTTTTAAGGGGAATAATGTCAATTTGTCACATAATTTTGAATGGTATAAATATTGAGAAATACTGAGTGTAATTTAAAACAAAATTAGAAAAAATAAAAAATATTATGAGTAAAATAATTGGAATCGACTTAGGAACAACCAACTCTTGTGTTGCTGTAATGGAGGGGAAAGACCCTGTTGTTATTCCTAATGCAGAAGGTAAAAGAACAACACCTTCCATCGTAGCATTTACAGAGGATGGTGAAAGAAAAGTAGGGGATCCTGCAAAAAGACAGGCGGTAACCAACCCTAAGAAAACAGTATATTCAATCAAAAGATTCATCGGAACACATTTCAAGGAAGATGCGAAAGAAATTTCAAGAGTACCTTATGAAGTAGTATCCGGGCCAAACGATACGGTAAAAGTAAAAATCGACGACAGAGAATATACACCACAGGAAATCTCTGCAATGACGCTTCAGAAAATGAAGAAAACTGCTGAAGATTATCTTGGCCAGGAAGTAACAAGAGCGGTAATCACAGTTCCTGCTTACTTCAACGATGCTCAGAGACAGGCTACTAAAGAAGCTGGTGAAATTGCCGGTCTTAAAGTAGAAAGAATCATCAACGAGCCTACCGCTGCAGCATTAGCTTACGGTTTGGATAAAAATCACAAGGACCAGAAAATCGCAGTATATGACCTTGGTGGGGGTACTTTCGATATCTCTATCCTTGATTTGGGAGATGGTGTATTTGAAGTATTATCTACTAACGGGGATACTCACTTAGGAGGTGATGACTTTGATGATGTGATCATCAACTGGATGGCTGACGAGTTCAAAGCTGAAGAAGGTGTTGACTTAAAATCTGATGCTATTGCATTACAAAGATTGAAAGAAGCAGCTGAAAAAGCAAAAATCGAGTTGTCTCTTCTTCTCCACAAACTGAAATCAACCTTCCATATATCACTGCTACGGCTACTGGTCCTAAGCACTTGGTGAAGACTTTAACAAAAGCTAAATTCGAGCAATTGTCTGCTGACCTGGTAAGAAGATCAATGGAGCCGGTTGCCAAAGCATTGAAAGATGCAGGTTTATCAACTTCAGATATCGACGAAGTAATCTTGGTAGGTGGTTCTACAAGAATCCCGATCATCCAGGAAGAAGTTGAAAAATTCTTCGGTAAAAAACCGTCTAAAGGAGTTAACCCGGATGAGGTAGTTGCTATCGGTGCTGCTATCCAGGGAGGGGTATTGACAGGTGATGTAAAAGATGTATTATTGCTTGACGTTACACCTCTTTCTCTAGGTATCGAAACCATGGGTTCTGTTTTCACTAAATTAATTGAAGCAAACACTACGATCCCAACTAAAAAATCTGAAGTATTCTCTACTGCGTCTGATAACCAGCCGGCTGTAAGCATCAGAGTAGGACAGGGGGAAAGACCTATGTTCAACGATAACAAAGAAATCGGTAGATTCGACCTTACAGATATTCCACCGGCACCAAGAGGAGTTCCTCAGATCGAAGTAACATTCGACATCGATGCCAACGGTATCCTAAGTGTTTCTGCTAAAGATAAAGGAACCGGTAAAGAGCAGTCGATCAAAATCCAGGCTTCTTCAGGTCTTTCTGACGAGGAAATCGAAAGAATGAAAAAAGAAGCTCAGGAAAATGCTTCTGCCGATGCTAAGAAAAAAGAAGAAGTTGAAATCTTCAACAAAGCTGACGGTTTGATCTTCCAGACGGAAAAACAATTGAAAGAGTTTGGTGATAAATTATCTGCAGACAAAAAAGCAGCCATCGAAGCCGCTCACGCAGAATTGAAAACAGCTTTCGAAGCCAAAAATGGTGATGATGTAAAAGCAAAAACAGAAGCTTTGGACGCAGCCTGGATGGCCGCTTCAGAAGAACTGTATGCCGCAGGTCAACAGCCGGGTGCTGATGCAGGTGCTCAGAATACAGGAAATGCAGGTGGTGCAGAAGATGTACAGGATGCCGATTTTGAAGAAGTGAAATAAGGATAATTCCTATTAAAAATAAGACCGCTTTAGACGAAAGTTTAAAGCGGTTTTTTTGTGCAGTAAAAATTCAAATTTGATTCATAAACAAAACCCTTACTGCTACGAGATATGCCAAACAAATAGATAACAAAGTAGAATTTATATGGATATGGAAAATAGTAAGATCGGTAATTAATGATCTATAACAAAATTTAATTCAAATTCAGTAGAAATACGTAATTCCGGTACATCCGGAATGTCTAATTTTATCGTGAAATAATTGCTAACATATAAAGTTATAAAATGAATAAAAAATTAAGATAATAAATTATTAATTAATTTTTTTTAATAAATAGTAATTATGTCAATAATAAAATTAAATTTGTAAGGAAATGTAGTAACTGCCAAACACTTACTATAATATATAAAAACTAACAATTAACTAAAACAATCATGATTATCATTTTAAACTCATTTTCTTATAATTTTGTCTTCACTTTTTTGTGACTTATTTAGTTCCGAATGTCTATTGATAGCTTTTGCATCCGGATCTAAACCGTATGCTTTGTATCAAAAAATCACCGATTAAAATCTTAGAATTTATTCATTTTGAAATCTGTTTTTAATCTCTTTTTTTCTTGAATAAGTTAAACTCAAATAAATTTTTCATTTTAAAAACCAATAATTATGGACGGAACAATTGGAGAAATCCGACTCTTTGCCGCAAACTTTGCTCCCAGAAACTGGCAGTATTGCAATGGTGCTTTGTTGGCCATCAGGTCAAATACGGCTTTATTTTCACTTTTAGGAACTACTTATGGTGGAGATGGTGTAACGACCTTCGGTCTGCCAAACCTTGCCGGCAGATCTGCTGTAGGGGTAGGACAGGGCCCGGGCCTATCTTATTATTCTCTCGGAGAAATGACGGGAACAAATTCTGTAACGCTTACGATGGCCAATTTACCAACCCATACGCACAGCTTATCAGGAAATGTTGTAATTCCTGCTTATTCGGATGAGGGAGATTCTGGAACTCCTGCAAACAACGTTCTGGCATCAAAGGCGTCAATGTATAGTACCCAAAATTCAGATTCTACAACAAAACCGATTCCGTTATCATTGCAGATCGGTGTGTCGGGAGGAAATAATGCACTCACGTTTGTTCAGCCTTCGCTTGGTATGAATTATATAATTTGTCTCTATGGGGCCTTTCCTCCGAGAGGATAGTTGCTGCAATTTAAATAACATTAATAACAATTAAAGATATCATTATGGAAGGTTATATAGGAGAAATACGTTTATTTGGTGGAAATTTTGCTCCTCTTGGATGGGCTTTCTGCGACGGAACGCCTTACAGTATAGCACAATATACGGCCGCATTCTCAATCGTAGGAACTACTTATGGCGGTAACGGACAAACTACCTTTGCTGTTCCGGATCTTCGTGGCAGGATCGCTGTAGGAACAGGCCAGGGCGCAGGTCTTACGGCCATAGATTTAGGAGAAACAGGCGGAACTGAAACGGTTACCATGACTTCAGCACAAATGCCTGCGCACAGCCATACTGCTGCTGCAACAATTGCATTTCCAAGCTTCTCGGATGAAGGCAATACAGGATCTCCAGCAGGTAATGTGCTTGCAGGTTCAGCCACAGCTTATTCTACTCAGGCACCGGATACTTTTATTGCACCGGCAACTACAACAGGTTCTATATCTGCCGTGGGAAGCAATATCCCTTTTAATATTATACAGCCTGTATTGGCTACTAACTACATTATTTGTCTTGAAGGTATTTATCCGTCAAGAGGTTAATTCATTAAATTATTAAAAAACAATTATTATGGAAGGAACCATGTCAGAAATAAGAATGTTTGCCGGAAATTTTGCTCCTCAATATTGGGCATTTTGTCAGGGGCAAACAGTAGCAATCAATACAAATCAGGCTCTTTTTGCACTTTTAGGCACAATGTACGGAGGTAATGGGACGACAAATTTTATGTTGCCGAATTTTGCGGGAAGAACGGCTATGGGAACCGGAACCGGAGTAGGAACCAAAGTGTTTTCATTAGGGATGATGGTCGGAACTGAAACGGTGACGTGCGACGTACAGCACATGCCAGCGCATGTACATACTGCCGGATCCGAAACTGTTTCTATAAAAACATTTTCAGATGAAGGAAATACAGGGTCTCCGGCAGGCAACACATTGGCTTCATTGCAGGGCTTGTATTCTAGTGAACAGCCGGATAGCAGCATGAAGGGCATATCCAATGCATTCGCTTTAAGCGTTTCAGGAGGCAATCAGCCAATAAGCATTCGCCAGCCGTATTTGGGGATTAATTACATTATCTGTATGTACGGAATTTTCCCTTCAAGATCTTAAAATTACGATTTACTTACTCAATCTCCGGCAAAATTGCTTTGCCGGAGACTTTATCAATCATATGAAAATAGCTTTACTTTTACCACGCTCCGTTATTTATCCGTCTATCTCATTCGATATTATGGACGGTTTCAAACAATCCCTCAAAAATATGGGCCTGGAAGGATACCATGAAATCGTTTCGGCAGGAATAGGGGTCGCTGCAAAAAATGAGGAAATTTATGATCACTGCGAACAATTTTTGTTGGCCGGAACCGATGTTATCATAGGATATATGAATCCTCTTTCAGCAGAGTTCGTACATCCTCTGTTTGAAGCTTCGGGAAAGACCCTGATTGTTCTGGACAGTGGCTATCAGTTCCCTAGATTCAGCGAAAAGCTCTCCAATGCATGGTTTATCTCTCTGCAGGGCGGTCTATGTACCCGTATGATTACAAAGAAAGCCATCGAAGACGGATTCAGGAATTTTGCATTCACCTGCTCTTTTTATGATGCCGGATACCGTCCTTCCTATGTGTATGCCGCTGCAACTGAAGAAAAAGGAGGATCAATAGTATTTAATCATATTACTTCCTTAAAACGTTCGGAATTTACACTGAAACCTCTTACAGAATTTCTTGAGAAAGAACCTGAAACTGCTGTACTCGCAACTTTTTGCGGAGATATGGCGGAAGATTTTTTTGCAGGAAGCAGCGATATGGCCGGTTACTGTAAAGTGTATGGTACAGGTTTCACTTCTGATGAGACATGGCTGAAAAAAATACCATATCCAGGATATGAATGGAGTGCGGCAGTAGCCTGGTCCAGAAATTTGAAGACCCCTGAAAACGAAGCTTTTGTAACTGTAATGGACGGCATCAAATACGGGAAAGCTAATCTTTTTTCTGTATTGGGATGGGAAGCTGCACAGTTTATAGGACTGGAAAACACAACGTTTGGCGGTATGACCATCAATTCGCCACGCGGAAAAGTATATATGAATCCTGACAGTGGATTTTCGGAGGCTGAAGTTTA from Chryseobacterium sp. SORGH_AS_0447 includes these protein-coding regions:
- a CDS encoding phage tail protein; this translates as MDGTIGEIRLFAANFAPRNWQYCNGALLAIRSNTALFSLLGTTYGGDGVTTFGLPNLAGRSAVGVGQGPGLSYYSLGEMTGTNSVTLTMANLPTHTHSLSGNVVIPAYSDEGDSGTPANNVLASKASMYSTQNSDSTTKPIPLSLQIGVSGGNNALTFVQPSLGMNYIICLYGAFPPRG
- a CDS encoding phage tail protein, with protein sequence MEGYIGEIRLFGGNFAPLGWAFCDGTPYSIAQYTAAFSIVGTTYGGNGQTTFAVPDLRGRIAVGTGQGAGLTAIDLGETGGTETVTMTSAQMPAHSHTAAATIAFPSFSDEGNTGSPAGNVLAGSATAYSTQAPDTFIAPATTTGSISAVGSNIPFNIIQPVLATNYIICLEGIYPSRG
- the ppk1 gene encoding polyphosphate kinase 1; its protein translation is MSLHFNPRDITWLAFNERVLQEAMDEKVPLHLRIRFLGIFSNNLDEFFRVRVAGLKRAMDFKEKVIAESFYQPPSKILQKINEIVMRQQLNFDKTWKKIQAEMAEQHIFIKTSKNLSPRQKEFVRKYFDEVVESNVIPILLHENTPMPYMRDKSLYLGVSMRKKDWQYSSNYAIIEIPSRFVGRFVLLPTEDPEEKNVMLLEDVITFNLPHIFSYFGYDEFQANAFKVTKDAELDLDNDIRTNFAEKIEKGLKNRRKGKPTRFVFDKDMDKALLEMLIRKLNLTKKDSIIPGGKIHNFKHFMDFPDVFEKYERPVERTSFTHPAFEHGERVTDVILKHDVLLTFPYHKYNPVIDLLREAAMDPDVKSIQITAYRLASSSKIINALIYAARNGKEVTVMLELQARFDEESNLEWKEMLEPEGITVLIGLPGKKVHAKLCVIKKRSHNKTIQYGFVSTGNFNEKTARIYGDHLLMTADRGIMADINKVFNVLKKPKDDYLPVLKTCKNLLVCPQFMREKIVHHIDKEIEEAKAGRRAEMIIKANSVSDRSLIEKLYEAANAGVVINMIVRGIYCAVNQKDFKEKIKAISIVDEYLEHARVMYFYNKGSEDLYISSADWMTRNLDYRIEAAVKITDKNLKKELKDILDIQLNDNVKARILDKKLSNEYIHNNKEKCRSQIETYRYLKAKTNKE
- a CDS encoding phage tail protein — its product is MEGTMSEIRMFAGNFAPQYWAFCQGQTVAINTNQALFALLGTMYGGNGTTNFMLPNFAGRTAMGTGTGVGTKVFSLGMMVGTETVTCDVQHMPAHVHTAGSETVSIKTFSDEGNTGSPAGNTLASLQGLYSSEQPDSSMKGISNAFALSVSGGNQPISIRQPYLGINYIICMYGIFPSRS